A window of Aquitalea denitrificans contains these coding sequences:
- a CDS encoding EAL and GGDEF domain-containing protein has protein sequence MVAPARTRFIRLVVAAYCVLALLWILLSDSLLSLLADADTMVQLSTWKGVVFVLMTAVMLYFSLRAVPAAEHNPAAGLLESWSERMSRDRIPAWLAYLFSFLATVAVLGLRHLLPMSVYERPMLIMFMFPIILSALLGGIGPGLLATVLTVAGIDLLASPHFHSAAAEPAFALQWGFLGLCGITVSLFSGLLRGLSERNETHRSLLDAVVSGTSDAVFVKDRQGRYLMVNEAAARFVGRAAADIIGQDDRALFDADSAAALMAGDDAIMKAGKLHAAEEYLRLQDGAEMVFQVSKGPVFGMDGQVVGLFGISRDITRQQQDQQRLQQNEADLRAAQRMAGIGNWSWDVVHDRHEWSSEIYCIYGRAADLPPAVYPEVASYFTPESWASLSALVEQCLQDGKSYQCDAEVIRPDGERRWITARGEALCDAEGRVQRLQGTVQDISERMRLTMQIRSSERRLQQVVEATSDGFWDWDLRTGYVYRSARYYTLTGYRPEDDTHDVQFFRQLLLSDDVAIWQQALNAHLRGETAQMEFDVRLITRSGELRWIRVRGRAVERGDSGEVLRLVGTLSDITERRRLDEDLHLVLNEAGDAIWIADENGRYLFANPSACRMTGHSQSQLLQMHIVDLLAPSSLVVLPSHLRALEEQRFIRSEWELNRVDGSVVVAELTTVRMQDGRYMAFGRDLTEKKAAERTLQSREQQLARVIEGSDQGYWDWNVQTDDFQVSLRWKAMLGYEPDAMDITRQVWLSHIHPEDLPLVEDTMQRHLDGLTPAYEMEMRCKSLRGGWRWILSRGRVVERDENGQPLMMSGTHTDITEHKIHALAQKEAAIVFDSSYEGIMVVSPARRITKVNTAFTRITGFAENEALGQSPGILSSGQHGPGFYQEMWSMVRQHDFWRGEIWNRRKNGDLYAELLSISVVRDQFGQIQHYIGIFSDITQLKAHEAELNRIANYDPLTGVPNRRLLSDRLEQALTRSRRKGQTCAVCFLDLDGFKTVNDLHGHESGDQLLIAVTERLKGVLRADDTLARLGGDEFVLLLSDLDGSDECIPILDRVLSAVSQEVIIDKACISTSASVGVTLYPQDDADADTLLRHADQAMYQAKEAGKNRYQLFDPESDRKAQLHRRTLESLGRALQQQQFLLYYQPKVDLTDGRVIGVEALIRWRHPERGLLAPADFLPALQNSELEVTFGRWVLEESMAQAARWQEDSMAMAISVNISANYLLHPDFYSHLQQVMQRHPVVNPAQLELEVLESAALDDMEEALRVMQQCRALGVHFALDDFGTGYSSLTYLRKLPLDTLKIDQSFVLGMLDDADDLGIVAGVIQLATVFKRQVIAEGVETLEHGAALRQMGCSQVQGYGIAAPMPAAALSAWASQWQQQGVWQQLGDGPSI, from the coding sequence ATGGTCGCTCCTGCTCGAACCCGCTTCATCCGGCTGGTGGTCGCCGCCTATTGCGTGCTGGCCCTGCTGTGGATCCTGTTGTCGGACAGCTTGCTCTCCTTGCTGGCTGATGCCGACACCATGGTGCAGTTGTCGACCTGGAAAGGCGTCGTCTTTGTCCTGATGACGGCGGTGATGCTGTATTTTTCACTGCGCGCAGTGCCCGCTGCCGAACACAACCCGGCTGCCGGTTTGCTGGAAAGCTGGTCGGAGCGTATGTCGCGCGACCGTATTCCGGCCTGGCTGGCCTATCTGTTCTCCTTTCTTGCTACCGTGGCCGTGCTGGGGCTGCGTCATCTGTTGCCGATGAGCGTATATGAGCGGCCCATGCTCATCATGTTCATGTTTCCCATCATCCTGAGTGCCTTGCTGGGTGGTATCGGTCCAGGCTTGCTGGCAACGGTGCTGACGGTTGCCGGCATCGACCTGCTGGCATCCCCGCACTTTCACAGTGCGGCAGCCGAGCCGGCCTTTGCTTTGCAATGGGGGTTTCTTGGCCTGTGCGGAATTACCGTCAGCCTGTTCAGCGGTTTGCTGCGCGGGTTGTCCGAGCGCAACGAGACACACCGCAGCCTGCTGGATGCGGTTGTCAGTGGTACTTCCGATGCCGTCTTCGTCAAGGACCGGCAGGGCCGCTACCTGATGGTGAACGAGGCAGCGGCCCGCTTTGTCGGGCGCGCAGCCGCCGACATCATCGGCCAGGATGACCGCGCCTTGTTTGATGCTGACTCTGCCGCGGCCCTGATGGCGGGAGACGATGCCATCATGAAGGCTGGCAAGCTGCATGCCGCCGAGGAGTATCTGCGCTTGCAGGATGGGGCGGAAATGGTGTTCCAGGTCAGCAAGGGTCCGGTATTCGGTATGGACGGGCAGGTTGTCGGTTTGTTTGGCATCTCGCGTGATATCACCCGGCAACAGCAGGATCAGCAGCGACTGCAGCAAAATGAAGCCGATTTGCGCGCAGCACAGCGCATGGCCGGTATTGGCAACTGGAGTTGGGATGTTGTGCACGACCGGCACGAGTGGTCGAGCGAGATCTATTGCATTTATGGCCGTGCAGCGGATTTGCCGCCGGCAGTGTATCCAGAAGTAGCCAGCTACTTTACGCCGGAAAGCTGGGCCAGCCTGTCAGCGCTGGTGGAGCAGTGCCTGCAGGATGGCAAGTCCTACCAGTGTGATGCCGAGGTGATCCGCCCTGATGGTGAGCGCCGCTGGATTACCGCCCGTGGCGAAGCATTGTGCGATGCAGAAGGCCGGGTACAGCGTTTGCAAGGCACGGTGCAGGACATCAGTGAACGTATGCGGCTGACCATGCAGATACGCAGCAGCGAACGCCGTTTGCAGCAGGTGGTGGAAGCCACCAGCGATGGTTTCTGGGACTGGGATCTGCGCACCGGCTATGTGTATCGCTCGGCACGCTATTACACCCTTACCGGCTACCGGCCGGAAGACGATACCCATGATGTCCAGTTTTTCCGCCAGTTGCTGCTCAGTGATGACGTGGCTATCTGGCAGCAGGCGCTGAATGCCCACCTGCGAGGGGAAACTGCCCAGATGGAGTTTGATGTCCGGCTGATTACCCGTAGTGGGGAATTGCGCTGGATCCGCGTGCGGGGCCGGGCCGTGGAGCGCGGTGATAGCGGCGAAGTACTACGCCTGGTCGGCACCCTGTCTGATATCACCGAGCGGCGCCGGCTGGATGAAGATCTCCACCTGGTATTGAACGAAGCCGGCGATGCAATTTGGATAGCTGATGAAAACGGTCGCTATCTGTTTGCCAACCCTTCGGCCTGCCGCATGACAGGGCACAGCCAGAGCCAGTTACTGCAAATGCATATTGTCGACCTGTTGGCACCATCCAGTCTGGTTGTATTGCCAAGCCACCTGCGCGCACTGGAGGAGCAGCGCTTCATCCGAAGCGAATGGGAGCTGAACCGGGTGGATGGCAGCGTTGTGGTGGCCGAACTCACCACCGTACGCATGCAGGATGGCCGCTATATGGCATTTGGCCGCGACCTGACGGAAAAAAAGGCAGCGGAGCGCACTCTGCAGTCGCGCGAACAGCAACTGGCACGGGTAATCGAGGGCTCCGACCAAGGCTATTGGGACTGGAATGTCCAGACCGACGATTTCCAGGTCAGCCTGCGCTGGAAAGCCATGCTGGGCTATGAGCCGGATGCCATGGACATCACGCGGCAGGTGTGGCTGTCCCATATTCATCCCGAAGACCTGCCGCTGGTGGAAGACACCATGCAGCGCCATCTTGATGGCCTGACACCGGCCTATGAAATGGAAATGCGCTGCAAAAGCCTGCGCGGCGGATGGCGCTGGATACTGTCGCGCGGCAGGGTGGTGGAGCGGGACGAAAATGGCCAGCCACTGATGATGTCTGGCACCCATACCGACATTACCGAACACAAGATCCACGCGCTGGCGCAAAAAGAAGCGGCCATCGTGTTCGACAGCAGCTACGAAGGCATCATGGTGGTATCGCCAGCCCGGCGCATCACCAAGGTCAATACGGCCTTTACCCGCATTACCGGCTTTGCCGAGAACGAAGCCCTGGGCCAGTCTCCCGGCATACTGTCATCCGGCCAGCATGGCCCCGGTTTCTATCAGGAAATGTGGTCCATGGTGCGCCAGCACGACTTCTGGCGTGGCGAAATATGGAACCGGCGCAAGAATGGCGATCTTTACGCCGAGCTGCTGTCCATCTCGGTAGTGCGTGACCAGTTTGGCCAGATCCAGCACTACATCGGGATATTCTCCGACATCACCCAGCTCAAGGCGCATGAGGCCGAGCTGAACCGCATTGCCAATTACGACCCGCTCACCGGTGTACCCAACCGGCGCTTGCTGTCAGACCGGCTGGAGCAAGCCCTCACCCGCAGCCGGCGCAAGGGGCAGACCTGCGCCGTATGCTTTCTCGACCTGGACGGGTTCAAGACCGTCAACGATTTGCATGGGCACGAATCCGGCGATCAATTGCTGATTGCCGTGACCGAACGGCTCAAGGGCGTGCTGCGGGCGGATGACACCCTGGCACGGCTGGGCGGAGACGAGTTTGTGCTGCTGCTGTCCGATCTGGATGGCAGTGACGAATGCATTCCCATCCTGGACCGGGTGCTCAGTGCCGTCAGCCAGGAAGTCATTATCGACAAGGCCTGCATCAGTACCAGTGCCAGCGTCGGCGTCACCCTGTATCCGCAGGATGATGCCGACGCGGACACCCTGCTGCGCCATGCCGACCAGGCCATGTACCAGGCTAAGGAGGCCGGCAAAAACCGCTATCAACTGTTCGACCCGGAAAGCGACCGCAAGGCGCAGCTGCACCGGCGCACGCTGGAATCGCTGGGTCGGGCTTTGCAACAACAGCAATTCCTGCTGTACTACCAGCCCAAGGTGGATCTGACCGATGGCCGGGTGATCGGCGTGGAAGCCCTCATTCGCTGGCGGCATCCGGAACGCGGCTTGCTGGCCCCGGCCGATTTCCTGCCTGCCCTGCAAAACAGCGAGCTGGAAGTGACATTCGGCCGCTGGGTGCTAGAGGAAAGCATGGCGCAGGCAGCGCGCTGGCAGGAAGACAGCATGGCAATGGCCATCAGCGTCAATATCAGTGCCAATTACCTGTTGCACCCGGATTTCTACAGCCACCTGCAGCAGGTGATGCAGCGTCATCCCGTCGTCAACCCGGCCCAGCTGGAACTGGAAGTACTGGAGTCGGCAGCGTTGGATGACATGGAAGAAGCCTTGCGCGTGATGCAGCAATGCCGGGCGCTGGGAGTGCACTTTGCGCTGGATGATTTTGGTACCGGCTACTCTTCGCTCACCTATCTGCGCAAGCTGCCGCTGGACACGCTGAAAATCGACCAGAGCTTTGTGTTGGGAATGCTGGATGATGCCGATGACCTGGGTATCGTGGCCGGTGTCATCCAGCTGGCAACCGTATTCAAGCGGCAGGTCATTGCCGAAGGGGTGGAAACCTTGGAGCATGGGGCCGCCCTGCGGCAAATGGGCTGCAGCCAGGTGCAGGGCTATGGCATTGCAGCGCCGATGCCGGCTGCAGCACTGTCCGCGTGGGCAAGCCAATGGCAGCAGCAAGGGGTATGGCAACAACTTGGCGATGGGCCGTCCATCTGA
- a CDS encoding bile acid:sodium symporter family protein, with amino-acid sequence MLKMIDSFTLALIATVTLASLLPCQGEVAQAMNLITTLAIGLLFFLHGAKLSREAVIAGATHWKLHLTVMACTFVLFPVLGLALKPLLGPLVTPELYLGVLYLCMLPSTVQSSIAFTSMAQGNIPAAICSATASNIFGIFITPLLVGMLVISHHGSDQGMGSITDIVLQLLLPFIAGQIARRWIGGWVDKHKPLLRYVDQGSILLVVYTAFSAAVITGLWQQTPPQSLLGLLVVCGLLLAILLGLTAYSSRKLGFDRADQITIVFCGSKKSLASGVPMAKVLFAGHPIGSIVLPLMLFHQIQLMTCAVLAQRYRKQQLAAQAASQPA; translated from the coding sequence ATGCTGAAAATGATCGACTCCTTCACCCTGGCGCTGATTGCCACGGTCACCCTGGCCAGCCTGCTGCCCTGTCAGGGCGAGGTGGCACAGGCCATGAACCTGATCACCACCCTGGCCATCGGCCTGCTGTTTTTCCTGCACGGGGCCAAGCTGTCGCGCGAGGCCGTGATTGCCGGTGCCACCCACTGGAAGCTGCACCTGACGGTGATGGCCTGCACTTTTGTACTGTTTCCCGTGCTGGGACTGGCGCTCAAGCCGCTGCTGGGCCCGCTGGTGACTCCAGAGCTGTACCTGGGTGTGCTCTACCTGTGCATGCTGCCGTCCACGGTGCAATCGTCGATTGCCTTTACCTCGATGGCGCAAGGCAATATCCCTGCGGCCATCTGCAGCGCCACTGCGTCCAATATCTTCGGCATTTTCATCACGCCCTTGCTGGTGGGCATGCTGGTGATCAGCCATCACGGCAGCGATCAGGGCATGGGCTCCATCACCGACATCGTGTTGCAACTGCTGCTGCCCTTTATTGCCGGGCAGATTGCCCGCCGCTGGATTGGCGGCTGGGTGGACAAGCACAAGCCGCTGCTGCGCTATGTGGACCAGGGCTCCATCCTGCTGGTGGTGTACACCGCCTTCAGTGCGGCGGTGATTACCGGCCTGTGGCAGCAAACCCCGCCGCAATCCTTGCTGGGCCTGCTGGTGGTGTGCGGCCTGCTGCTGGCCATCCTGCTGGGGCTGACTGCCTACTCCAGCCGCAAGCTGGGTTTTGACCGTGCCGACCAGATCACCATCGTGTTTTGCGGCTCGAAAAAGAGCCTGGCCAGCGGCGTGCCGATGGCCAAGGTGCTGTTTGCCGGCCACCCCATCGGCTCCATCGTGTTGCCCTTGATGCTGTTTCATCAGATCCAGCTGATGACCTGCGCGGTACTGGCCCAGCGCTATCGCAAGCAGCAGTTGGCAGCACAGGCGGCCAGTCAGCCGGCCTGA
- a CDS encoding substrate-binding periplasmic protein, with translation MITRQTLFLGICCLLGSLPVLAVTGSGGRAVILQIGFGSNKPPYVFESERRGLEVDIIVAAARRAGMDVQPFFAPMERLQSMLQQGRLDGIATTNPYSQLKAFFSQPYLEYHNVAVALTQRKLVLNDISDLSRYSVSTFQRARQLLGPQFEAMANANSRYREEGDQQVRNLLLYAGRVDVIVGDWRIISYFNQQLPAELVARQPVTVYRLFPATPYQMAFRYQWQRDNFDRGLELLRKSGGYHEIESRYENTPAAPRP, from the coding sequence ATGATAACAAGACAGACCCTTTTTCTAGGTATCTGCTGTCTGCTGGGCAGCCTGCCGGTACTGGCGGTTACCGGAAGCGGTGGCCGGGCCGTGATTCTGCAGATCGGCTTTGGCAGCAACAAACCACCTTATGTGTTCGAATCCGAGCGGCGCGGACTGGAGGTCGACATCATCGTGGCCGCCGCTCGGCGTGCCGGCATGGATGTTCAACCTTTCTTCGCACCCATGGAGCGCCTGCAGAGCATGCTGCAGCAGGGCAGGCTGGACGGCATTGCCACTACCAACCCCTACAGCCAGCTCAAGGCCTTTTTTTCCCAGCCTTATCTGGAGTATCACAATGTGGCGGTGGCCCTGACACAGCGCAAGCTGGTGCTGAACGATATCAGCGATCTGTCACGCTATTCGGTCAGTACCTTCCAGCGTGCCCGGCAGTTGCTGGGACCGCAGTTCGAAGCCATGGCCAATGCCAACTCGCGCTATCGCGAAGAGGGCGACCAGCAAGTGCGCAATCTGCTGCTTTATGCTGGCCGGGTCGACGTGATTGTCGGCGATTGGCGCATCATCAGCTATTTCAACCAGCAATTGCCGGCAGAGCTGGTGGCGCGCCAGCCGGTCACCGTATATCGCCTGTTTCCAGCTACCCCTTACCAGATGGCTTTCCGTTATCAATGGCAGCGCGACAATTTTGATCGAGGACTGGAGTTGCTGCGCAAGAGTGGCGGCTATCATGAAATCGAATCCCGTTACGAAAATACCCCGGCAGCTCCCCGTCCCTGA
- a CDS encoding low molecular weight protein-tyrosine-phosphatase, whose product MNKQFAILMVCMGNICRSPTAEGVLRTRLQQAGLDGLVGVDSAGTHAYHLGEAPDPRSCRAADKRGYDLSLQRARQVSAVDFERFDLILAADRHNMTALRAMRPPTSRAQLDYILAPLGKEPPQEVPDPYYGGPHGFDLVLDLIEAASDGWISQLKQWGISQPAG is encoded by the coding sequence ATGAACAAGCAATTCGCTATCCTGATGGTTTGCATGGGAAACATCTGCCGCTCACCCACGGCTGAAGGCGTGCTGCGCACCCGTCTGCAGCAGGCCGGTCTGGATGGGCTGGTCGGCGTGGATTCGGCAGGCACACACGCCTACCATCTGGGAGAAGCACCCGACCCGCGCAGCTGCCGCGCTGCCGACAAGCGTGGCTATGACCTCTCGCTGCAACGTGCACGCCAGGTCAGCGCTGTGGATTTTGAGCGCTTCGACCTGATCCTGGCGGCGGACCGCCATAATATGACCGCCCTGCGGGCCATGCGCCCTCCGACGAGCCGGGCACAGTTGGATTACATCCTGGCCCCGTTGGGCAAAGAGCCGCCACAGGAAGTACCCGACCCGTATTATGGTGGCCCGCATGGTTTCGATCTGGTATTGGATCTGATCGAAGCCGCCAGCGATGGCTGGATCAGCCAGTTGAAACAATGGGGAATA
- the uvrB gene encoding excinuclease ABC subunit UvrB, with the protein MLLTFPDSPFRLHQPFAPAGDQPAAIAQLVEGLEDGLSYQTLLGVTGSGKTFTMANVIARTGRPAIIMAHNKTLAAQLYSEMREFFPENAVEYFVSYYDYYQPEAYVPSRDLFIEKDSSINEHIEQMRLSATKSILERPDCIIVATVSAIYGIGDPSDYHQMILHLKEGESTPQRSIISRLTTMQYDRNDVDFGRGTFRVRGDVIDIFPAESSDTALRVSLFDDEVETLTLFDPLTGVTKQRVGRYTVFPSSHYVTPRDTVLKACEKIKLELAERIQWYQKEGKLVEAQRIEQRTRFDLEMLYEMGFCKGIENYSRHFSGRAPGDAPPTLIDYLPKNALMFIDESHVTVPQVGAMYKGDAARKSNLVDYAFRLPSAVDNRPLKFHEFEQLMPQTIFVSATPAAYEKEHAGQVVEQVVRPTGLVDPVIEIRPVATQVDDLLSEIRLRMDLGERVLVTTLTKRMAEQLADYYTEHGIKVRYLHSDIDTVERVEIIRDLRLGMFDVLIGINLLREGLDIPEVSLVAILDADKEGFLRSDRSLIQTIGRAARNLNGKALLYADRITDSMRRAMDETERRRAKQLAFNAEHGIVPQGINKKIKDIIDGVYSVEDQRKKLVDEAKVAMMDEKTLAKEIKRLEKEMMEAARNLEFEKAAHVRDELKALKEKMFIGDL; encoded by the coding sequence ATGCTGCTTACATTTCCGGATAGCCCGTTTCGCCTGCACCAGCCCTTCGCCCCGGCTGGCGACCAGCCCGCCGCCATTGCCCAGCTGGTAGAGGGGCTGGAAGACGGCCTGTCCTACCAGACCCTGCTGGGGGTCACCGGTTCCGGCAAGACCTTCACCATGGCCAATGTCATTGCCCGTACCGGCCGGCCGGCCATCATCATGGCGCACAACAAGACGCTGGCAGCGCAGTTGTATAGTGAGATGCGCGAGTTTTTCCCGGAAAATGCGGTCGAGTATTTTGTCTCCTATTACGATTATTACCAGCCAGAAGCCTACGTCCCCAGCCGCGATCTGTTCATTGAAAAAGACTCCAGCATCAATGAACACATCGAGCAGATGCGACTGTCGGCCACCAAATCCATTCTTGAGCGGCCTGACTGCATCATCGTGGCCACGGTGTCGGCCATTTACGGTATTGGTGACCCCTCCGACTACCATCAGATGATCCTGCATCTGAAGGAAGGCGAAAGCACGCCCCAGCGCAGCATCATCAGCCGCCTGACCACCATGCAGTACGACCGCAATGATGTGGATTTCGGCCGCGGCACCTTCCGCGTGCGCGGTGATGTAATTGACATCTTCCCGGCTGAAAGCAGCGATACCGCCTTGCGGGTCAGCCTGTTCGATGATGAAGTGGAAACGCTTACCCTGTTTGATCCGTTGACAGGCGTCACCAAACAGCGGGTGGGCCGCTACACCGTGTTTCCGTCCAGCCACTATGTGACGCCGCGCGACACCGTGCTCAAGGCTTGCGAAAAGATCAAGCTGGAGCTGGCCGAACGCATCCAGTGGTATCAGAAGGAAGGCAAGCTGGTGGAGGCACAGCGCATCGAGCAGCGCACCCGCTTTGACCTGGAAATGTTGTACGAGATGGGCTTTTGCAAGGGTATCGAAAACTACTCGCGCCATTTTTCCGGCCGGGCACCGGGCGATGCCCCGCCGACGCTGATCGACTACCTGCCCAAGAACGCCTTGATGTTCATCGACGAATCGCATGTCACCGTGCCGCAGGTGGGGGCAATGTACAAGGGCGATGCCGCGCGCAAGAGCAATCTGGTGGACTACGCCTTCCGCCTGCCGTCCGCGGTGGATAACCGGCCATTGAAGTTCCACGAATTCGAACAGCTGATGCCGCAAACCATCTTTGTTTCCGCCACCCCGGCTGCGTATGAGAAAGAACACGCCGGTCAGGTGGTGGAGCAGGTGGTGCGTCCTACCGGCCTGGTAGACCCGGTGATCGAAATCCGCCCGGTGGCCACCCAGGTGGACGACTTGCTGTCGGAAATCCGCTTGCGCATGGACCTGGGCGAGCGGGTGCTGGTGACCACGCTGACCAAGCGCATGGCCGAACAGCTGGCCGACTACTACACCGAGCACGGTATCAAGGTGCGCTATCTGCACAGCGACATCGACACCGTGGAACGGGTGGAAATCATCCGCGACCTGCGCCTGGGCATGTTCGACGTGCTGATCGGCATCAACCTGTTGCGCGAGGGGCTGGATATTCCGGAGGTCAGCCTGGTGGCCATTCTGGATGCCGACAAGGAAGGCTTCCTGCGCTCGGACCGCTCGCTGATCCAGACCATCGGCCGTGCCGCGCGTAACCTCAACGGCAAAGCACTGCTGTACGCCGACCGCATCACCGACTCCATGCGCCGTGCCATGGACGAAACCGAACGCCGCCGCGCCAAGCAGCTGGCTTTCAATGCCGAGCACGGCATTGTGCCGCAGGGCATCAACAAGAAGATCAAGGACATCATCGACGGCGTCTACAGCGTGGAAGACCAGCGCAAGAAACTGGTGGATGAAGCCAAAGTGGCGATGATGGATGAAAAGACGCTGGCCAAGGAAATCAAACGGCTGGAGAAGGAAATGATGGAAGCAGCGCGCAATCTGGAGTTCGAAAAAGCTGCGCATGTGCGCGACGAACTGAAGGCGCTGAAGGAAAAAATGTTTATCGGCGACTTGTAA
- a CDS encoding LysR family transcriptional regulator — translation MNISLRQLQVFRAVARLRSFSRAGDEIGLTQPAVSRCIRELEAELGMRLLDRTTREVALTAAGLRFAGQLARLLDELQLLLEEARKEGEQAHGTVHIASSPTLSASLMPDLLAQCARQFPHIRPVLHDQVQRLNVESVRSGEVDFGIVVEPGEVDDLECLPLLDDGFWLICRDDHLLAALPAVSWQQLEGLPLVLLDYSSGSRPIIDRILAAQGVRCPVAQQLGHSSSVFQMVQAGIGISVSPGLALPLPAGSRLTVRPLLPEQRRNIMLIRRRQRSLSPVAERLWQLALQLGPQLQAIASQHGAASQGPLAWAG, via the coding sequence ATGAATATCAGTTTGCGTCAGCTGCAAGTGTTTCGGGCCGTGGCCCGTCTGCGTAGCTTCAGCCGTGCCGGTGATGAAATCGGCCTTACCCAGCCGGCGGTCAGCCGCTGCATCCGCGAGCTGGAAGCCGAGCTGGGCATGCGCCTGTTGGACCGCACCACGCGCGAGGTGGCGCTGACCGCCGCCGGCCTGCGTTTTGCCGGTCAACTGGCTCGTTTGCTGGACGAATTGCAGCTGCTGCTGGAAGAGGCGCGCAAGGAGGGTGAACAGGCCCACGGCACCGTGCACATCGCCAGCAGCCCCACCTTGTCGGCCAGCCTGATGCCGGATTTGCTGGCACAATGCGCGCGGCAGTTTCCGCATATCAGGCCGGTATTGCACGACCAGGTGCAGCGCTTGAACGTGGAGAGCGTACGCAGCGGCGAGGTGGATTTCGGCATCGTGGTGGAACCGGGGGAGGTGGATGATCTGGAATGCCTACCCTTGCTGGATGACGGCTTCTGGCTGATCTGTCGCGACGATCATCTGCTGGCCGCGCTGCCTGCCGTGTCATGGCAGCAACTGGAAGGCTTGCCGCTGGTGTTGCTGGATTACAGCTCCGGCAGCCGCCCCATCATCGACCGCATTCTGGCCGCCCAGGGCGTGCGCTGCCCGGTGGCGCAGCAGCTGGGCCATTCCAGCTCGGTCTTTCAGATGGTGCAGGCCGGCATCGGCATCAGCGTATCGCCGGGACTGGCGCTGCCGCTGCCAGCCGGCAGCCGGCTGACGGTAAGACCGCTGCTGCCGGAACAGCGCCGCAACATCATGCTGATCCGCCGCCGTCAGCGTTCGCTGTCACCAGTGGCCGAGCGGCTGTGGCAGCTGGCGCTGCAACTGGGGCCGCAATTGCAGGCCATTGCCAGCCAGCATGGTGCTGCCAGCCAAGGCCCGCTAGCCTGGGCTGGGTGA
- the rlmF gene encoding 23S rRNA (adenine(1618)-N(6))-methyltransferase RlmF gives MQAKPHAHAKPAAARLHPRNRHQGQYDFSALIAVCPALKPHVKANAHGQPSIDFARPQAVKLLNQALLAQLYGIQGWDIPPGYLCPPIPGRADYIHCIADLLAGCQQGRLPQGPAIRLLDIGTGANLVYPLLAHAEYGWDCVGADIDKPALANAQTILQANPRFAAHVELRHQPRADAMFAGIIRPGERFDVTVCNPPFHASRADAAAGSQRKWRQLGKQDDKRGGRNPLLNFGGQQQELCYPGGERAFVAAMIAQSTRFARQCCWFTSLLSSSDSLPALQHALREAGVRQSRVVQMAQGQKRSRLLAWSFLEQAGQQAWAARHWQEDSTGG, from the coding sequence ATGCAAGCCAAGCCGCATGCACACGCCAAGCCCGCCGCCGCCCGCTTGCATCCGCGTAACCGCCATCAGGGTCAGTATGACTTTTCCGCACTGATTGCCGTCTGCCCGGCACTCAAGCCCCACGTCAAAGCCAATGCCCATGGCCAGCCCAGCATTGACTTTGCCCGACCGCAGGCGGTGAAACTGCTTAACCAGGCGCTGCTGGCGCAGCTCTACGGCATTCAGGGCTGGGATATTCCACCCGGTTATCTGTGCCCGCCCATTCCGGGGCGTGCCGATTACATCCATTGCATTGCCGATCTACTGGCTGGCTGCCAGCAAGGCCGGCTGCCACAAGGCCCGGCCATCCGCCTGCTGGACATCGGTACCGGGGCTAATCTGGTTTATCCACTGCTGGCGCATGCCGAGTATGGCTGGGACTGCGTCGGTGCCGACATCGACAAACCGGCGCTAGCCAATGCCCAGACCATTCTGCAGGCCAACCCGCGCTTTGCCGCGCATGTGGAATTACGCCACCAGCCCCGCGCCGATGCCATGTTTGCCGGCATTATCCGCCCCGGCGAGCGGTTTGATGTCACGGTATGCAACCCACCCTTCCATGCTTCGCGCGCAGATGCCGCGGCGGGTAGCCAGCGCAAATGGCGCCAGTTGGGCAAGCAGGATGACAAACGGGGCGGGCGCAATCCGCTGCTGAATTTTGGTGGGCAGCAGCAGGAGCTGTGCTACCCCGGGGGCGAACGCGCCTTTGTGGCGGCAATGATTGCCCAAAGCACGCGTTTTGCCCGCCAGTGCTGCTGGTTTACCAGCCTGTTATCCAGTTCCGACAGCCTGCCCGCCCTGCAGCACGCCTTGCGTGAGGCTGGTGTGCGGCAAAGCCGGGTAGTGCAAATGGCCCAGGGACAAAAGCGCAGCCGTCTGCTGGCCTGGAGCTTTCTGGAGCAGGCCGGCCAGCAGGCATGGGCTGCGCGTCATTGGCAGGAAGACAGCACTGGCGGTTAA